Proteins from one Syngnathus scovelli strain Florida chromosome 17, RoL_Ssco_1.2, whole genome shotgun sequence genomic window:
- the fitm1l gene encoding fat storage-inducing transmembrane protein 1, with translation MILNTVLVFLTDLVAHLLGNNLFRRHFHLVLSATVMFGPVLSFWVSQHSIFAKRSHFLYRMFLRSGWGWTCIFVGSFVFLLSFSSRRSLSLSLRHLSRLGVAGGLWFVFCKLLGVLENATGSCYETLPGSPENDSQSLLVLREGESKTECLKAGMLWRGYEVSEDVFLLCLCCLLLAEETAVFGPYLNRGGFSDAPLRILFLFCVLLLSLWLFLLLCLLAYFPQFPTQLLGGALGCLSWRGLYQGWYRQVPCWYCPGRPGLGLLKNQD, from the exons ATGATCCTGAACACAGTTCTGGTGTTCCTGACGGACCTGGTCGCCCACTTGCTGGGAAACAATTTGTTCCGTCGACACTTCCATCTTGTGTTGTCTGCCACGGTGATGTTTGGCCCAGTGCTGAGTTTCTGGGTGTCCCAGCACAGCATCTTCGCCAAGAGAAGCCACTTCCTTTACAG GATGTTTTTGCGATCTGGTTGGGGATGGACGTGCATCTTCGTCGGCTCTTTTGTCTTCCTTCTGTCCTTCTCCTCTCGTCGTTCTCTCTCACTGTCACTCCGTCATCTGTCTCGACTTGGAGTGGCCGGTGGACTGTGGTTCGTCTTCTGCAAACTTCTCGGCGTTCTTGAAAATGCTACAGGAAGCTGCTATGAGACCCTTCCGGGTAGCCCGGAGAATGACAGTCAGTCTCTCTTGGTGTTGCGAGAAGGTGAAAGCAAGACAGAATGCCTCAAAGCTGGAATGCTATGGAGAGGATATGAAGTTTCAGAGGATGTTTTCCTCCTGTGTCTCTGCTGCCTGCTGCTTGCTGAAGAAACAGCAGTGTTTGGACCTTACCTAAACCGAGGGGGATTCTCTGATGCTCCACTTAGGATCCTCTTCCTGTTCTGTGTTCTCCTGCTCAGCCTTTGGCTCTTCCTGCTCCTCTGTCTCCTCGCCTACTTCCCCCAGTTTCCCACTCAGCTATTAGGAGGGGCCCTCGGTTGTTTGAGTTGGAGGGGATTGTATCAAGGGTGGTACCGTCAGGTTCCCTGCTGGTACTGCCCTGGGAGACCTGGACTTGGACTTCTGAAAAACCAAGACTGA
- the LOC125985090 gene encoding myosin-7-like has protein sequence MGDAEMSVYGAAAPYLRKSDKERMEASTRTFDIKKECFVPDAVEEFVKASVTSRDGDNVTVQTEKGKTVTVKSSEILQQNPPKFDKIEDMAMLTFLHEPAVLFNLKERYAAWMIYTYSGLFCVTVNPYKWLPVYDREVVVAYRGKKRSEAPPHIFSISDNAYQYMLADRENQSILITGESGAGKTVNTKRVIQYFASIAAGGVKKDSTVKDKGTLEDQIIQANPALEAFGNAKTIRNDNSSRFGKFIRIHFDTRGKLASADIETYLLEKSRVTFQLKAERDYHIFYQILSNKKPELLEMLLITNNPYDYAFISQGETQVASIDDADELMATDNAFDVLGFTQEEKNSVYKLTGAIMHYGNMKFKQKQREEQAEADGTEDADKSAYLMGLNSADLIKGLCHPRVKVGNEWVTKGQNVAQVYYAVGALSKAVYEKMFLWMVVRINQSLETKQPRQYFIGVLDIAGFEIFDFNTFEQLCINFTNEKLQQFFNHHMFVLEQEEYKKEGIEWTFIDFGMDLQACIDLIEKPMGIMSILEEECMFPKASDATFKAKLYDNHLGKSSNFQKPRIVKGKPEAHFALMHYAGTVDYNINNWLVKNKDPLNETVVGLYQKSNLKLLGILFANYAGSDSAMAEGGEAKKEKKRKGSSFQTVSALHRENLNKLMTNLRSTHPHFVRCIIPNETKTPGAMENPLVMHQLRCNGVLEGIRICRKGFPNRILYGDFKQRYRILNPAAIPEGQFIDSRKGAEKLLASLDIDHNQYKFGHTKVFFKAGLLGLLEEMRDERLSKIITGIQARSRGLLSRIEYQKMVERRDALLVIQWNIRSFMGVKNWPWMKLFFKIKPLLRSAEAEKEMANMKEEFLKLKEAYAKSEARRKELEEKMVSLLQEKNDLQLQVQAEQDNLCDAEERCEGLIKNKIQMEAKAKELTERLEDEEEMNAELTAKKRKLEDECSELKKDIDDLELTLAKVEKEKHATENKVKNLTEEMAALEEIIAKLTKEKKALQEAHQQTLDDLQSEEDKVNTLTKAKSKLEQQVDDLEGSLEQEKKVRMDLERAKRKLEGDLKLTQETLMDLENDKQQLDERLKKKDFEISQLTGKIEDEQSIIMQLQKKLKELQARVEELEEELEAERAARAKVEKQRADLARELEEISERLEEAGGATSAQIEMNKKREAEFQKLRRDLEEATLQHEATAATLRKKQADSVADLGEQIDNLQRVKQKLEKEKSELRLELDDVVSNMEHIVKSKVYLEKTNRTLEDQMNEYRNKCEEHQRSLNDFSTQKAKLQAENDEYCRQLEEKESLISQLTRGKNSYNQQLDDLKRQLEEEIKAKNALAHAVQSSRHDCDLLREQYEEEQEAKAELQRGMSKSNAEVAQWRTKYETDAIQRTEELEEAKKKLAQRLQDAEEAVEAVNAKCSSLEKTKHRLQNEIEDLMVDVERSNAAAAALDKKQRNFDKVLSEWKQKYEESQCELEGAQKDARSLSTELFKLKNSYEESIDQLETVKRENKNLQEEISDLTEQLSEGGKALHELEKARKQLEQEKGEIQSGLEEAEASLEHEEGKILRVQLEFNQIKADMERKISEKEEEMEQCKRNLQRTIDTLQSSLEAECRSRNEALRLKKKMEGDLNEMEIQLSQANRQAAEAQKQLKSVHAHLKDCQLQLDDSVRANDDLKENIAIVERRNNLIQTELEELRAALEQTERSRKLAEQELLDVSERVQLLHSQNTSLINQKKKLEADTSQLQTEVEDALQECRNAEEKAKKAITDAAMMAEELKKEQDTSAHLERMKKNMEQTIKDLQHRLDEAEQIAMKGGKKQMQKLEARVKELESEVEMEQKKSSEAVKGVRKYERRIKELTYQTEEDRKNIARLQDLVDKLQMKVKAYKRATEEAEEQANVHLGKLRKLQHELDEAEERADIAESQVNKLRAKSRDAGPKKGFEEE, from the exons ATGGGGGATGCAGAGATGTCTGTGTACGGGGCAGCAGCCCCGTACTTGCGGAAGTCAGACAAGGAGCGGATGGAGGCTTCCACTCGCACCTTCGACATAAAAAAGGAATGTTTCGTCCCTGATGCGGTGGAAGAGTTTGTAAAGGCTTCCGTCACAAGTCGAGATGGGGACAATGTCACTGTGCAGACGGAAAAGGGAAAG ACGGTGACCGTCAAAAGCTCAGAGATTCTGCAACAGAATCCTCCAAAATTTGACAAGATAGAAGACATGGCGATGTTGACCTTCCTCCACGAGCCTGCTGTGCTGTTTAACCTCAAAGAGCGTTACGCGGCATGGATGATCTAT accTACTCCGGGCTGTTCTGTGTGACTGTCAACCCCTACAAGTGGCTGCCAGTCTACGACCGAGAGGTGGTTGTTGCCTACAGGGGAAAGAAACGGAGCGAagctcctcctcacattttctcCATCTCTGACAACGCCTACCAGTACATGCTGGCAG ATCGTGAaaatcagtcaattttaatcac TGGAGAATCCGGTGCAGGAAAGACTGTCAACACAAAGCGAGTCATCCAGTATTTTGCAAGTATTGCGGCTGGAGGTGTTAAAAAAGATTCCACTGTCAAAGACAAG GGGACGCTGGAGGATCAAATCATCCAGGCTAACCCTGCTCTGGAAGCTTTTGGAAATGCCAAAACCATTAGGAATGACAACTCCTCCAGATTT GGTAAATTCATCCGAATTCATTTTGATACCAGAggaaaattggcttctgctgatATTGAAACAT ACCTTCTGGAAAAATCTCGAGTCACCTTCCAACTTAAGGCTGAGCGTGATTACCACATCTTTTACCAGATTCTGTCCAACAAAAAGCCAGAACTTCTGG AAATGCTGCTGATCACAAACAATCCTTATGACTACGCCTTCATTTCTCAGGGGGAAACACAAGTGGCCTCTATTGACGATGCAGATGAACTGATGGCAACAGAT aatgcATTTGATGTGTTGGGCTTCACACAAGAGGAAAAGAACTCTGTGTACAAGCTGACAGGTGCCATCATGCACTATGGTAACATGAAGTTTAAGCAGAAGCAGCGTGAGGAACAGGCAGAGGCTGATGGCACTGAAG ATGCTGACAAATCAGCTTATCTAATGGGCCTGAACTCCGCTGACCTTATCAAAGGTCTTTGTCATCCAAGAGTTAAAGTAGGAAATGAGTGGGTCACCAAGGGACAAAATGTCGCCCAG GTGTATTATGCTGTTGGAGCGCTATCCAAGGCTGTTTATGAGAAGATGTTCCTGTGGATGGTAGTCAGAATCAACCAGTCACTGGAGACCAAGCAACCTCGCCAGTACTTCATTGGAGTTCTGGATATTGCTGGATTTGAGATCTTTGAT TTCAACACCTTCGAGCAGCTTTGCATCAACTTCACCAATGAAAAACTGCAACAGTTTTTCAACCATCACATGTTTGTGCTGGAGCAAGAAGAATACAAAAAGGAAGGCATTGAATGGACTTTCATAGATTTTGGAATGGACTTGCAGGCCTGTATTGACCTGATTGAAAAG CCCATGGGTATCATGTCCATCCTTGAAGAGGAGTGCATGTTCCCCAAAGCCAGCGATGCAACCTTTAAAGCTAAGCTCTACGACAACCACCTAGGGAAATCCAGCAACTTCCAGAAACCCAGAATAGTCAAAGGGAAACCAGAGGCCCATTTTGCCCTGATGCACTATGCTGGCACTGTTGATTACAATATCAACAACTGGCTGGTGAAGAACAAGGATCCTCTAAATGAGACTGTTGTTGGGCTTTACCAGAAATCTAACCTCAAATTATTGGGGATACTCTTTGCTAATTATGCTGGATCAGATTCAG CTATGGCTGAAGGTGGTGAAGCCAAGAAGGAAAAGAAGAGAAAGGGCTCATCTTTCCAGACTGTTTCTGCCCTTCATAGG GAGAACCTGAACAAGCTGATGACCAACCTGAGGTCTACTCACCCCCACTTTGTACGTTGCATCATCCCCAATGAGACCAAGACTCCTGGAGCCATGGAGAACCCTCTGGTGATGCACCAGCTGCGCTGTAACGGTGTGCTGGAAGGCATCCGAATCTGCAGGAAGGGCTTCCCCAACAGGATCCTCTATGGAGATTTCAAACAGAG GTATCGCATTTTGAATCCTGCTGCCATTCCTGAGGGACAGTTCATTGACAGCAGAAAGGGAGCTGAAAAGCTCCTTGCGTCACTGGATATTGATCACAATCAATATAAGTTTGGTCACACTAAG GTGTTCTTTAAAGCTGGACTCTTGGGTCTACTTGAGGAAATGAGAGATGAGCGTCTCTCCAAAATCATCACTGGCATTCAAGCGAGATCTCGTGGTCTTTTGTCCCGTATTGAGTACCAGAAGATGGTGGAGCGCAG AGATGCTCTACTAGTGATCCAGTGGAATATCCGTTCATTCATGGGAGTCAAGAATTGGCCTTGGATGAAGCTGTTCTTCAAGATCAAACCTCTTTTAAGATCTGCTGAAGCAGAAAAGGAAATGGCCAACATGAAGGAAGAATTCCTGAAGTTGAAAGAAGCTTATGCAAAGTCTGAAGCACGAAGAAAAGAATTAGAGGAGAAAATGGTTTCCCTTCTCCAAGAGAAGAATGATCTGCAGCTTCAAGTTCAAGCA GAACAAGATAATCTTTGTGATGCTGAGGAAAGGTGTGAGGgtctgattaaaaacaaaatccagATGGAAGCAAAAGCCAAAGAGTTAACCGAACGActggaagatgaggaggagatgAATGCTGAGTTAACAGCAAAGAAGAGGAAGCTGGAGGATGAGTGTTCCGAGCTGAAAAAGGACATTGATGACTTAGAATTAACCCTTGCTAAAGTGGAGAAGGAGAAACATGCCACTGAAAACAAG GTGAAGAACCTGACTGAAGAAATGGCAGCTTTGGAGGAAATCATTGCGAAACTGACCAAGGAGAAGAAAGCCTTACAAGAAGCTCATCAGCAAACGTTGGATGACCTTCAGAGTGAAGAAGATAAAGTCAACACTCTGACCAAAGCCAAGTCAAAACTCGAGCAGCAAGTGGATGAT CTCGAAGGGTCTCTGGAACAAGAAAAGAAGGTTCGAATGGACCTTGAGAGAGCAAAGAGGAAGCTTGAGGGAGATTTAAAGTTGACCCAAGAAACTCTTATGGACCTAGAAAATGATAAACAGCAGCTTGATGAACGTTTGAAAAA gaAAGACTTTGAAATTAGTCAGCTGACTGGGAAAATTGAAGACGAGCAATCCATAATAATGCAGCTACAGAAAAAATTGAAAGAGCTTCAG GCACGCGTCGAGGAGCTGGAGGAAGAGCTCGAGGCAGAGCGAGCTGCTCGAGCAAAGGTGGAGAAGCAGAGGGCAGACTTGGCAAGAGAGCTGGAGGAAATCAGTGAGAGGCTAGAGGAGGCCGGTGGAGCAACATCTGCCCAGATTGAGATGAACAAGAAGAGAGAGGCTGAATTCCAGAAGCTTCGCCGAGACCTGGAAGAGGCCACGCTGCAGCATGAAGCTACTGCGGCCACTCTGAGAAAGAAACAAGCTGACAGTGTGGCTGACTTGGGGGAGCAGATTGACAACCTGCAGAGAGTCAAGCAGAAACTGGAGAAGGAGAAGAGCGAACTCAGACTGGAATTGGATGATGTCGTCTCCAATATGGAACACATTGTCAAGTCTAAA GTTTATTTGGAGAAGACTAACCGAACTTTGGAGGATCAAATGAATGAATACAGGAATAAATGTGAAGAACATCAAAGATCCCTAAATGACTTTAGCACACAGAAAGCAAAGCTCCAAGCTGAGAACG ATGAGTATTGCAGACAGCTAGAGGAGAAAGAATCTCTCATTTCTCAGCTGACAAGAGGGAAGAATTCCTATAACCAGCAACTGGATGATCTGAAACGACAATTAGAGGAAGAAATAAAG GCCAAGAACGCATTAGCTCATGCTGTGCAGTCTTCTCGCCACGACTGCGACCTGCTCAGAGAGCAGTATGAGGAAGAACAAGAGGCCAAGGCTGAATTGCAGCGTGGTATGTCCAAAAGCAATGCTGAGGTAGCTCAATGGAGGACCAAGTATGAAACTGATGCCATCCAGAGGACTGAAGAACTGGAGGAGGCTAA GAAGAAGCTAGCTCAGCGTCTGCAGGATGCAGAGGAAGCTGTGGAAGCAGTCAATGCAAAATGTTCCTCTCTGGAAAAGACCAAACATAGACTGCAGAATGAAATTGAAGATCTCATGGTGGATGTTGAGAGGTCAaacgcggctgctgctgctctggACAAGAAGCAGAGAAACTTTGACAAG GTTCTGTCTGAGTGGAAACAGAAGTATGAGGAATCTCAGTGTGAACTGGAGGGTGCCCAAAAAGATGCCCGCAGTTTGAGCACTGAGCTCTTTAAATTAAAGAATTCCTACGAAGAGTCCATTGATCAACTCGAAACTGTCAAGAGAGAGAACAAGAATTTACAGG AGGAGATTTCTGACCTCACTGAGCAACTTAGTGAGGGAGGGAAGGCTCTTCATGAGTTGGAGAAAGCTCGTAAACAGCTGGAGCAGGAAAAGGGTGAAATTCAGTCTGGTCTTGAGGAAGCCGAG GCCTCCTTGGAGCATGAGGAGGGCAAGATTTTGAGAGTCCAACTTGAGTTCAACCAGATCAAGGCAGATATGGAACGCAAAATATCTGAGAAAGAAGAGGAGATGGAACAGTGCAAGAGGAACCTGCAGAGGACCATCGACACCCTGCAGAGTTCTCTAGAAGCAGAGTGTCGTAGCAGGAACGAAGCCCTTCGTTTGAAGAAGAAGATGGAGGGAGACCTCAATGAAATGGAGATTCAACTCAGTCAAGCCAACAGGCAGGCAGCTGAGGCTCAGAAACAACTCAAATCTGTTCATGCGCATCTGAAG GATTGCCAACTTCAGCTGGATGACTCTGTCCGAGCCAATGATGATCTTAAAGAGAACATTGCTATTGTGGAGAGGCGTAACAATCTCATTCAAACTGAGCTGGAAGAACTGAGGGCTGCTCTCGAACAAACTGAGAGAAGTCGCAAACTTGCTGAGCAAGAGTTGCTAGATGTTAGTGAAAGGGTGCAGCTGCTGCATTCACAA AATACTTCCCTgataaaccaaaagaaaaaattggAAGCAGATACCTCCCAGCTTCAGACAGAAGTAGAAGATGCCCTCCAGGAGTGCAGGAATGCTGAGGAGAAGGCCAAGAAGGCCATCACTGATGCGGCCATGATGGCAGAAGAGCTGAAGAAAGAGCAGGACACCAGTGCTCACCTGGAgcgtatgaagaaaaacatggaGCAAACCATCAAAGACCTGCAGCACCGTTTGGATGAAGCTGAACAAATTGCAATGAAGGGAGGGAAGAAACAAATGCAGAAACTGGAGGCTCGG GTTAAAGAGCTGGAGAGTGAGGTGGAAATGGAACAGAAGAAGAGCAGTGAAGCTGTGAAGGGTGTGCGTAAATATGAACGACGCATCAAGGAACTCACTTATCAG ACTGAGGAAGACCGCAAAAACATTGCTCGTCTCCAAGATTTGGTAGACAAGCTGCAAATGAAAGTCAAAGCCTACAAGAGAGCTACTGAGGAGGCT GAGGAGCAGGCTAATGTTCATCTGGGAAAGCTCCGGAAGCTGCAGCATGAATTGGACGAGGCTGAAGAGCGTGCTGACATTGCTGAGTCTCAGGTCAACAAGCTACGTGCCAAGAGCCGTGATGCCGGCCCCAAG AAAGGCTTTGAGGAGGAGTGA